In Rickettsiella endosymbiont of Aleochara curtula, one genomic interval encodes:
- the panC gene encoding pantoate--beta-alanine ligase, whose translation MNIVIKLNDWQNIRKKNNNKSIGFVHTMGHLHAGHLSLCSRSQAENDLTVVAIFVNAKQFNQIEDFIHYPRSLEQDSVLLSKQKVDYLLLFDSETIYSDNYHIQIHDTSDLSKELEAEFRPGHFIGMLTVVLKYLNIVRPTRSYYGEKDYQQLLLIKKMAQALFLETEIVACPTIRATDGLALSSRNSRLSSEQRDLAIHFPMILKLASSAEAAMKQLESLGFKVDYVADHWERRLAAIQIGDVRLIDALPILKDDG comes from the coding sequence ATGAACATAGTTATTAAGCTTAACGACTGGCAAAACATAAGGAAAAAAAATAATAATAAAAGTATAGGATTTGTACATACAATGGGTCATTTGCATGCAGGTCACTTAAGTCTATGCTCTCGTTCCCAAGCGGAAAATGATTTAACTGTGGTGGCCATTTTTGTAAATGCTAAGCAATTTAATCAAATAGAGGATTTCATACACTATCCGCGCAGTTTAGAACAAGATAGTGTTTTATTAAGTAAGCAGAAAGTTGATTATTTATTATTGTTTGATTCTGAAACTATTTACTCCGATAATTATCACATTCAGATTCATGATACCAGTGATTTAAGCAAAGAATTAGAAGCAGAGTTTCGCCCCGGACATTTTATTGGGATGTTAACCGTGGTATTAAAATATCTGAATATTGTAAGACCAACGCGATCATATTATGGCGAAAAAGACTATCAACAATTATTACTCATTAAAAAAATGGCGCAAGCACTTTTTTTAGAAACAGAAATCGTTGCTTGCCCGACTATTCGAGCAACAGATGGTTTAGCTTTAAGCTCAAGAAATAGTCGTTTGAGCTCAGAGCAGCGTGATTTGGCGATTCATTTCCCGATGATTTTAAAACTAGCTTCAAGCGCGGAAGCTGCTATGAAACAATTAGAAAGCTTAGGGTTTAAGGTAGATTACGTTGCGGATCATTGGGAGAGACGTTTAGCAGCAATCCAGATTGGGGACGTACGGCTAATCGATGCTTTGCCTATATTGAAAGATGACGGGTAA
- the panB gene encoding 3-methyl-2-oxobutanoate hydroxymethyltransferase, with the protein MSVLEFAEKKIIKEKIVILTCYDYSTARIFNESSLDALLIGDSLAMTMHGFKDTVMATLPMMELHTAAVRRGAPAKFIITDLPFLSYRQSLRRSVIAVQKLMQAGAQAIKLEGAAGNLSLIAHLVESGIPVMGHIGLTPQFVHALGGYKVQGKTVAQAERLQQDALALEQAGCFAIVLECVPSQLARKITGSLKTPTIGIGAGVDTDGQVLVTQDLLGLNLDFKPKFVNQFLDGNQLILKAVEHYSHCVKHKEFPSDEHSY; encoded by the coding sequence ATGAGCGTTTTAGAATTTGCTGAAAAAAAAATAATTAAAGAAAAAATCGTAATCTTAACTTGCTATGATTATAGTACCGCAAGAATCTTTAATGAATCTTCTTTAGATGCTTTATTAATTGGCGATAGTCTTGCCATGACCATGCATGGCTTTAAAGATACGGTTATGGCTACGCTGCCTATGATGGAACTTCATACTGCTGCGGTACGTCGAGGAGCTCCTGCTAAGTTTATTATTACTGATCTTCCTTTTCTAAGTTATCGTCAATCATTAAGACGAAGTGTTATTGCAGTTCAAAAGCTAATGCAAGCAGGTGCGCAAGCTATTAAATTAGAGGGTGCAGCAGGTAATCTCTCATTAATAGCCCATTTAGTTGAATCGGGTATTCCTGTCATGGGTCATATAGGTTTAACTCCACAATTTGTCCATGCCCTAGGTGGATATAAAGTCCAAGGAAAAACGGTTGCTCAGGCAGAACGGCTTCAACAAGACGCTTTAGCCTTAGAACAAGCAGGTTGCTTTGCTATAGTACTTGAGTGTGTTCCATCACAACTGGCAAGAAAAATAACAGGCTCGTTAAAAACTCCAACGATTGGTATAGGGGCTGGTGTTGATACCGACGGACAGGTTTTAGTCACGCAGGATTTATTAGGACTCAATCTGGATTTCAAACCAAAATTTGTTAATCAATTTCTTGATGGTAATCAACTGATTCTAAAAGCGGTTGAACACTATAGTCATTGCGTTAAACATAAAGAATTTCCCAGTGATGAACATAGTTATTAA
- the coaBC gene encoding bifunctional phosphopantothenoylcysteine decarboxylase/phosphopantothenate--cysteine ligase CoaBC: MNKRILLGITGSIAAYKTPELIRKLKEQNYDLRVVLTSCGKAFVTPLTLQAVSQHKVYEELIDVEAEAAMSHIDLARWPDSILIAPATAHVIAKLAHGLADDLLSTLCLASNVRLIIVPAMNQAMWSNRATQDNVCKLKERDCLFIGPGEGSQACGEFGLGRMLEPQEIVDALAKVFIKPYLQKQRILITAGPTQECIDPVRYLSNRSSGKMGFALAQAAIEAGAEVTLISGPVALIPPKKLKFIAVKTAAEMLMAVEKEISSQTIFISTAAVADYQIVNPALQKIKKTGAPLTLQLKPTVDILATVSQMSLEARPLLMGFAAETEYTLKFAEEKRRSKNIDLMVVNDVSQTDIGFDSDKNEVTVLSSDVPIHLACATKQSIAQQLLQIVSNRMLSSTKKNANTPL; encoded by the coding sequence ATGAACAAGCGTATCTTATTGGGTATTACAGGTAGCATCGCTGCATATAAAACCCCGGAACTTATCAGAAAACTCAAAGAACAAAATTATGACCTTAGGGTTGTTTTAACTTCCTGTGGTAAGGCATTCGTAACTCCTTTGACGCTACAAGCTGTTTCACAGCATAAAGTATATGAGGAACTTATAGATGTCGAAGCTGAAGCTGCAATGAGTCATATTGATCTTGCGCGATGGCCTGATAGTATTTTGATTGCTCCTGCAACAGCACACGTGATTGCTAAATTAGCTCATGGTCTTGCTGATGATTTACTGAGTACCTTATGTTTAGCATCTAACGTTAGATTAATTATTGTGCCTGCAATGAATCAAGCAATGTGGTCTAATCGGGCAACTCAAGATAATGTGTGTAAACTAAAGGAGAGAGATTGCTTATTTATAGGGCCTGGAGAAGGAAGTCAAGCATGTGGCGAGTTTGGTTTAGGCCGCATGCTAGAACCCCAAGAAATAGTCGATGCCTTAGCAAAGGTATTTATTAAACCCTATTTACAAAAGCAAAGAATTTTAATTACTGCTGGTCCTACTCAAGAATGCATCGATCCGGTGCGCTATTTGTCAAATCGTAGTTCAGGAAAGATGGGATTTGCTTTAGCCCAAGCTGCTATAGAAGCGGGAGCTGAAGTTACACTCATTAGCGGACCTGTAGCGTTAATACCCCCAAAAAAATTGAAATTTATAGCGGTGAAGACAGCTGCCGAAATGCTAATGGCAGTTGAGAAGGAAATTAGTTCGCAAACGATTTTTATCAGTACTGCCGCTGTCGCAGATTATCAAATCGTAAATCCAGCATTACAAAAAATTAAAAAAACAGGCGCACCTTTAACCCTACAGCTAAAACCTACTGTTGATATTTTGGCTACGGTTAGTCAAATGAGTTTAGAAGCTAGGCCTTTACTGATGGGGTTTGCTGCCGAAACCGAATATACCTTAAAATTTGCAGAAGAAAAGCGAAGAAGTAAAAATATAGATCTAATGGTAGTTAATGATGTGAGTCAAACGGATATTGGTTTTGATAGTGATAAAAATGAAGTGACGGTATTATCATCTGATGTGCCTATACATCTAGCATGTGCAACTAAACAATCAATAGCCCAGCAATTACTGCAAATTGTTTCGAATCGTATGCTTAGTTCCACGAAAAAAAATGCTAACACGCCTCTTTAG
- a CDS encoding LbtU family siderophore porin produces MLSNKYKLTALMTIVCWLGLQGNLAFADETNDKEIRRLAQRTQVLESELQRVQNQVATLRKQSNSPNISSNEITAHQSLVTSLHPFFIIGTPVISSPFIGINSEYNASDLVVNQPYVNEDLYLLQQRKQIFNYLQENGHQLSDTPVINLSGKIESQIFHTSHFGNFQNNSATDIDLTGIELDTEILVNQWVTGLIAFVYDNTPPTDMSPRRIDNSRVLLERGFLTIGNLAKFPLYMTMGQFYVPFGQYSSSMISDPFTKTLGRTKARALELGYSKQFNNENDLNLSAFVFRGPSRTSIDNNGLRNYGANAEYIFTKPKWNIDVAGSYIRSIADSLGLQHNGNNGPNNFEGFATNNNTEVLNPVPGLDARGTLSIEAFSITGEYVTASRSFSSSVLSFDNQGAKPSAFHAEAAYKFSVLEKPSAVIIGYDQSKDALGLLIPKKRYIATVSTSIWKDTIESLEFRHDIDYSATDVALGQSGLGLNPINGTGKSGNTITLQVGLYF; encoded by the coding sequence ATGCTAAGTAATAAATATAAATTAACGGCGCTCATGACTATTGTGTGCTGGTTGGGTTTACAGGGGAATCTGGCTTTTGCTGATGAGACAAATGATAAAGAAATTAGAAGACTAGCACAAAGGACTCAAGTATTGGAGTCCGAATTGCAACGTGTGCAAAATCAGGTAGCTACTTTACGTAAACAATCAAATTCACCTAATATTTCTTCTAATGAGATTACTGCTCATCAAAGTTTAGTTACCTCTTTACATCCTTTTTTTATCATAGGGACACCCGTTATTAGCTCGCCTTTTATCGGTATCAACTCGGAATATAATGCTTCTGATTTAGTGGTTAATCAGCCTTATGTGAATGAAGACCTTTACTTATTACAACAAAGAAAACAAATTTTTAACTATTTGCAAGAAAATGGCCATCAACTTTCAGATACACCTGTTATTAATTTAAGTGGAAAAATAGAATCTCAAATTTTTCATACCAGTCATTTTGGCAATTTCCAAAATAACTCTGCTACCGATATTGATTTGACGGGTATTGAATTAGATACTGAAATTTTAGTCAATCAGTGGGTCACAGGACTCATCGCGTTTGTTTATGACAATACACCCCCGACGGATATGTCGCCTAGACGAATTGACAATTCTCGTGTTCTTTTAGAGCGAGGGTTCTTAACTATTGGAAATTTAGCAAAGTTTCCTTTGTATATGACTATGGGTCAATTTTATGTGCCCTTTGGTCAATATTCATCTTCAATGATCAGCGATCCATTCACTAAAACCTTAGGCAGAACCAAAGCTAGGGCCTTGGAGTTAGGTTATTCAAAACAATTTAATAATGAAAATGATTTAAATTTATCAGCTTTTGTTTTTAGAGGACCAAGCCGAACTAGCATAGATAATAATGGTCTGCGGAATTATGGTGCTAATGCTGAGTATATTTTTACTAAGCCAAAATGGAATATTGATGTAGCAGGAAGTTATATTCGCAGCATAGCAGATTCGCTAGGCCTGCAACATAATGGTAATAATGGGCCTAATAATTTCGAAGGTTTTGCGACTAACAATAACACTGAAGTTCTTAATCCTGTGCCTGGCTTAGATGCACGCGGAACTTTGAGTATTGAAGCTTTTAGTATTACCGGTGAATATGTGACGGCTAGTCGTTCATTCTCCTCTTCAGTATTATCATTTGATAATCAAGGTGCTAAGCCTTCAGCTTTTCATGCAGAAGCTGCGTATAAATTTAGTGTTTTGGAAAAGCCTAGCGCAGTTATTATTGGATATGATCAATCAAAAGATGCTTTAGGTTTACTTATTCCTAAAAAGCGTTATATAGCAACCGTTAGTACGTCTATTTGGAAAGATACCATTGAAAGTTTAGAGTTTCGTCACGATATTGACTATAGCGCAACAGATGTCGCTCTAGGGCAATCAGGGCTAGGACTTAATCCTATTAATGGGACAGGGAAAAGCGGGAATACGATTACTTTACAAGTAGGCCTATACTTTTAA
- a CDS encoding TerC family protein has product MFELFFSPEAWISLLTLTALEIILGIDNLVFISIVTNRLAKAQQRSARQFGLLLACLTRLLLLATLAWMTKFTQPLFNLVGHVFSGRDLVLILGGLFLLAKGTSELHFNVTIEKENKSNLHRYSRFSMVIIQIMFLDIIFSLDSVITAVGMAQEFIIMALAIIIAIALMIWASGPLSHFINIYPNLKILGLSFLLLIGLVLVADGFGLHIPRAYLYFAIAFSVFVEWLNILARRWRQKKNLN; this is encoded by the coding sequence ATGTTTGAATTATTTTTTTCACCGGAAGCTTGGATTAGTTTGCTTACCTTAACGGCATTAGAGATTATTCTAGGAATAGATAACCTGGTTTTTATTTCTATCGTGACCAATAGACTTGCTAAGGCTCAACAACGCTCAGCCCGTCAATTTGGCTTATTACTCGCCTGTCTAACGCGTTTACTTTTGCTGGCAACGCTTGCTTGGATGACTAAGTTTACACAACCCCTTTTTAATTTGGTGGGCCATGTATTTTCTGGTAGGGATTTGGTCTTAATCCTAGGAGGGTTATTTTTACTTGCAAAAGGTACGAGCGAACTTCATTTTAATGTAACTATTGAGAAAGAAAATAAAAGTAATTTACACCGATATTCACGATTTTCGATGGTTATCATTCAGATTATGTTTTTAGATATTATTTTTTCATTGGATAGCGTGATCACTGCAGTAGGAATGGCTCAGGAATTTATAATTATGGCCTTAGCTATTATCATCGCGATTGCATTAATGATATGGGCTAGTGGACCCTTGAGTCATTTTATTAATATTTATCCCAACTTAAAGATCCTCGGTTTAAGTTTTTTATTATTAATCGGCTTAGTATTGGTAGCTGATGGCTTTGGATTGCATATACCTAGAGCTTATCTATATTTTGCTATCGCTTTCTCGGTATTTGTTGAATGGTTAAATATTTTGGCCAGGCGCTGGCGACAGAAGAAAAATCTGAATTAG
- a CDS encoding LbtU family siderophore porin, with the protein MKLKTIVASLVTLGLSGPVLAMQPYMIDPSFQRDVMRYQVNKLDMILDRNQPGGFDQPCGWTCRINISGWINTDAYLANKPPVFWEFNPAFNPTIAVDPTSVPPNVLTIPTSGRASDLLLNNANLFVDARVNNWVTANMSVVYSSLSGVPGSTGPYNIANSFFVYHPLNRTAIDTAYATIGNFQASPIYFRVGKEYIPFGAYDPYGFVTQENPTQLFTEITSTAAQLGFIIPSGFYGSLYTFAGNPKISDGGSTRRIQNGGADLGYGFKMFNSKLNVNAGYIANIADSNFLSSYYLNQLVEGTTVPGLPNTKVPAWNVNADIAFGPFDANGHYISTTRSLANPFFLSGSTSPGFPVTIPTAQSQLGKPVVWGLEAGLTFPVAAHQSRVAIGYQKTTHLATFLPQRRIYADYMVNLAKWFDVGIAIFQDRDYNIGEGAIVTPPSPPNITPPVPARTIHFGATGNKSTVGQLRASIKFA; encoded by the coding sequence ATGAAACTCAAAACGATTGTTGCTTCACTCGTAACACTGGGGTTAAGTGGGCCCGTACTGGCGATGCAGCCGTACATGATAGATCCATCCTTTCAAAGGGATGTGATGCGCTATCAAGTCAATAAACTCGATATGATCCTTGACCGAAATCAGCCCGGTGGATTTGATCAACCTTGTGGTTGGACTTGTCGCATCAATATCAGCGGTTGGATAAACACAGACGCTTATTTAGCTAATAAGCCGCCGGTTTTCTGGGAGTTTAATCCAGCATTTAATCCAACCATTGCGGTGGATCCCACTTCGGTACCTCCAAACGTTTTAACAATTCCAACATCCGGTCGCGCCAGTGATTTATTGCTGAATAATGCAAATTTATTTGTAGATGCGCGGGTTAATAATTGGGTGACGGCGAATATGTCTGTCGTGTATAGCTCTTTGTCAGGCGTTCCTGGCTCGACAGGTCCGTATAACATCGCTAATTCATTCTTTGTGTATCATCCATTGAATCGAACCGCAATCGATACGGCTTATGCGACTATCGGTAATTTCCAAGCTTCACCTATCTATTTCAGGGTGGGTAAAGAATACATCCCATTTGGTGCCTATGATCCGTATGGATTTGTAACTCAAGAGAATCCAACACAATTATTCACTGAGATTACGTCAACTGCTGCACAATTAGGATTTATTATCCCTAGCGGTTTTTATGGTTCCTTATATACCTTTGCAGGTAATCCTAAAATCTCAGATGGTGGTTCTACGCGCCGTATCCAAAACGGTGGTGCAGATTTAGGGTATGGATTTAAGATGTTTAACAGCAAGTTAAACGTTAACGCAGGTTATATTGCAAACATAGCGGATTCCAATTTCTTGTCTTCCTATTACCTTAATCAACTGGTTGAAGGCACAACCGTTCCGGGTTTGCCGAATACCAAAGTCCCGGCTTGGAACGTGAATGCGGATATTGCCTTTGGACCCTTTGATGCAAATGGGCACTACATTTCAACAACCCGCAGTTTAGCGAATCCATTCTTTTTAAGTGGCAGTACTTCACCGGGTTTTCCAGTAACTATTCCGACTGCTCAATCTCAATTGGGTAAACCCGTGGTATGGGGCTTAGAAGCTGGATTGACGTTCCCAGTGGCGGCGCATCAATCACGTGTGGCGATTGGTTATCAAAAAACTACGCACTTAGCTACCTTTTTACCGCAGCGTCGTATCTATGCAGACTATATGGTTAATTTAGCCAAATGGTTTGATGTAGGCATAGCAATATTCCAAGACAGAGATTACAACATTGGTGAAGGGGCTATTGTTACTCCTCCTTCTCCTCCTAACATCACGCCACCCGTACCAGCTAGAACAATACATTTTGGTGCAACCGGCAATAAATCAACAGTGGGTCAATTACGTGCCAGCATTAAGTTTGCTTAA
- a CDS encoding LbtU family siderophore porin, giving the protein MKLKAIVASLVTLGLSGPVLAMQPYMMDTSYQMDVMRYQVNKLDSILDRNQPGGFDQPCGWTCRINISGWINTDAYLANKPPVFWEFNPAFNPTIAVDPTSVPPNVLTIPTSGRASDLLLNNANLFVDARVNNWVTANMSVVYSSLSGVPGSTGPYNIANSFFVYHPLNRTAIDTAYATIGNFQASPIYFRVGKEYIPFGAYDPYGFVTQENPTQLFTEITSTAAQLGFIIPSGFYGSLYTFAGNPKISDGGSTRRIQNGGADLGWGWRMFNSKWNLNAGYIANIADSNFLSSYYLNGLVEGTTVPGLPNEKVPAWNVNADVTFGPFDANGHYISTTRSLANPFFLSGNSAPGLNVLSNPPAQLGKPNVWGLEAGLTFPVMAHQSRVAIGYQKTTHLATFLPQRRIYADYMVNLAKWFDVGIAIFQDRDYNIGEGAIVDTTTGGTLPNPGTIVHPGATGNKSTTGQLRASIKFA; this is encoded by the coding sequence ATGAAACTCAAAGCGATTGTTGCTTCACTCGTAACATTGGGGCTTAGCGGGCCTGTATTGGCGATGCAGCCTTATATGATGGATACATCCTATCAAATGGATGTAATGCGTTATCAAGTCAATAAACTTGATTCGATCCTTGACCGAAATCAGCCCGGTGGATTTGATCAACCTTGTGGTTGGACTTGTCGCATCAATATCAGCGGTTGGATAAACACAGACGCTTATTTAGCTAATAAGCCGCCGGTTTTCTGGGAGTTTAATCCAGCATTTAATCCAACCATTGCGGTGGATCCCACTTCGGTACCTCCAAACGTTTTAACAATTCCAACATCCGGTCGCGCCAGTGATTTATTGCTGAATAATGCAAATTTATTTGTAGATGCGCGGGTTAATAATTGGGTGACGGCGAATATGTCTGTCGTGTATAGCTCTTTGTCAGGCGTTCCTGGCTCGACAGGTCCGTATAACATCGCTAATTCATTCTTTGTGTATCATCCATTGAATCGAACCGCAATCGATACGGCTTATGCGACTATCGGTAATTTCCAAGCTTCACCTATCTATTTCAGGGTGGGTAAAGAATACATCCCATTTGGTGCCTATGATCCGTATGGATTTGTAACTCAAGAGAATCCAACACAATTATTCACTGAGATTACGTCAACTGCTGCACAATTAGGATTTATTATCCCTAGCGGTTTTTATGGTTCCTTATATACCTTTGCAGGTAATCCTAAAATCTCAGATGGTGGTTCTACGCGCCGTATCCAAAACGGTGGTGCAGATTTAGGCTGGGGTTGGAGAATGTTTAATAGTAAGTGGAATTTAAACGCAGGTTATATTGCGAATATAGCAGACTCAAACTTTTTATCTTCTTATTATCTTAATGGGCTGGTTGAAGGTACAACTGTTCCGGGTTTACCGAATGAAAAGGTACCGGCTTGGAATGTGAACGCAGATGTGACCTTCGGACCCTTTGATGCAAATGGTCACTACATTTCAACTACACGTAGTTTAGCCAATCCTTTCTTTTTAAGTGGTAATTCTGCGCCAGGCCTTAATGTTTTATCTAATCCACCGGCTCAATTAGGTAAGCCTAACGTTTGGGGCTTAGAAGCTGGATTGACGTTTCCAGTGATGGCACATCAATCACGTGTGGCGATTGGTTATCAAAAAACCACACATTTAGCGACTTTCTTGCCACAACGCCGCATCTATGCAGACTATATGGTTAATTTAGCCAAATGGTTTGATGTAGGCATAGCAATATTCCAAGACAGAGACTACAACATTGGTGAAGGTGCTATCGTTGATACTACTACAGGAGGAACTTTACCCAATCCTGGTACTATCGTACATCCAGGCGCAACCGGAAATAAATCAACAACCGGACAATTACGTGCCAGCATTAAATTTGCATAA
- the grxD gene encoding Grx4 family monothiol glutaredoxin gives MSALETIEQQIAKYPLILYMKGTPEKPCCGFSARVVQILKACRLKFAHVNVLEESDIRRDLPQYSNWPTFPQLYYKGELMGGCDIVEQLYKTGELQKKLSET, from the coding sequence ATGAGTGCGCTAGAAACAATCGAGCAACAAATTGCGAAATACCCGTTGATTCTCTACATGAAAGGAACTCCCGAAAAGCCCTGTTGCGGGTTTTCCGCGCGAGTAGTGCAGATACTAAAAGCATGCCGTTTAAAATTTGCACATGTCAACGTGCTTGAAGAGAGTGATATACGTCGCGATCTACCACAATATTCGAATTGGCCAACTTTTCCACAACTTTATTATAAAGGTGAATTAATGGGCGGATGCGATATAGTCGAACAGCTTTACAAAACTGGCGAGCTACAAAAAAAATTATCAGAAACTTGA